A stretch of Fusarium poae strain DAOMC 252244 chromosome 2, whole genome shotgun sequence DNA encodes these proteins:
- a CDS encoding hypothetical protein (TransMembrane:11 (i58-79o85-103i135-157o163-183i195-215o235-257i269-292o312-336i356-376o382-405i421-443o)): MSHTDDIGAPAQAVDQEKGINNSPPASAPASKNEDAVLAHEEAELIDYKTLTWWQGGIVLIAETVSLGILSLPSVLAAVGLVPGIILILVMGFLSTYSGLVLAEFREQYPFVQNFGDAVEVIGKSIGMGRVFQEVFGWAQVIFQVFVMGSHLLTWTICINTLTNSSTCTIVWAVVGLAIFWLLNLPRTLKYTSYMSMASCMSITLAVLITVGDVAHERPIGTGSIEIARELGFTGAFLAVTNIAISFSSHSCFFTVINEFKEPKDWPKALAFLQIVDTVLYLLAAVVIYVFVGPDVPSPALSAAGSHTMRKVIWGIAIPTIVIAGVIYGHVASAYIFQRIFRNTKHMIRRTKLSTFAWVGITFGIWALSMVIAESIPVFNNLLGLICALFASWFSYGLPGIFWLWMHYGNWFKDGKQTCRFFANVLLFLTGFLICVLGLWASIEAIAEGGSKQPWSCASNAAE; the protein is encoded by the exons ATGAGCCACACCGATGACATTGGCGCTCCGGCGCAAGCTGTTGACCAGGAAAAGGGCATCAACAACAGTCCTCCTGCTTCTGCTCCTGCGTCTAAGAATGAAGATGCTGTTCTGGCCCATGAAGAGGCAGAGCTCATTGACTACAAGACTTTGACCTGGTG GCAAGGTGGTATTGTCCTCATCGCCGAGACAGTCTCCCTCGGTATCCTCTCTCTCCCCTCCGTCCTCGCCGCCGTCGGCCTCGTCCCAGGAATTATTCTCATTCTCGTCATGGGTTTCCTGTCAACATACTCCGGTCTTGTCCTCGCCGAATTCCGCGAACAATACCCCTTCGTTCAAAACTTTGGTGACGCCGTCGAAGTTATCGGCAAGTCTATCGGAATGGGTCGCGTCTTCCAAGAGGTCTTTGGTTGGGCGCAGGTCATTTTCCAGGTTTTTGTCATGGGTAGCCATCTTCTCACCTGGACCATCTGCATCAACACTCTTACCAACAGCTCGACATGCACCATCGTCTGGGCTGTTGTTGGATTGGCCATCTTCTGGCTTCTCAACCTTCCCCGTACTTTAAAGTACACGAGTTACATGTCCATGGCTTCTTGCATGTCCATCACTCTCGCTGTTCTCATCACTGTCGGCGATGTTGCCCACGAGCGACCCATCGGTACTGGAAGCATCGAGATTGCTCGCGAGCTTGGTTTCACAGGCGCATTCCTTGCTGTTACCAACATTGCCATCTCTTTCTCCAGCCACTCTTGCTTCTTCACCGTCATCAACGAGTTCAAGGAGCCCAAGGATTGGCCCAAGGCTTTGGCTTTCCTTCAGATCGTCGACACTGTTCTCTACCTTCTTGCCGCTGTCGTCATCTACGTCTTTGTTGGCCCTGATGTCCCATCTCCCGCCCTTTCCGCTGCTGGCTCTCATACCATGCGCAAGGTCATCTGGGGTATCGCCATCCCCACCATTGTCATCGCTGGTGTTATCTACGGTCACGTTGCCTCGGCCTACATCTTCCAGCGAATCTTCCGCAACACCAAGCACATGATCCGCCGAACAAAGCTGTCCACCTTTGCCTGGGTTGGTATCACTTTCGGTATCTGGGCTCTTTCCATGGTCATCGCCGAATCCATCCCTGTCTTCAACAACCTTTTGGGTCTCATCTGCGCTCTGTTTGCCAGTTGGTTCTCTTACGGTCTTCCCGGTATTTTCTGGCTTTGGATGCATTACGGCAACTGGttcaaggatggaaagcagaCTTGCCGCTTCTTTGCCAatgttcttcttttcctgaCCGGTTTCCTTATTTGTGTTCTTGGTTTGTGGGCTTCCATTGAGGCTATTGCCGAGGGAGGAAGCAAGCAGCCTTGGTCCTGCGCGAGTAACGCTGCCGAGTAA
- a CDS encoding hypothetical protein (CAZy:GH109), which produces MPSELKKYVIVGMGVRSAMYYQAIIQDFKDVAKLVGICDTNQTRMDVANDHIVELGGQKVQTYKDSDFDKMVQEQKADVVIVTTIDLFHHHYCIRAMELGCDAITEKPMTIDEHKLQQMVDAEKKTGKQVRVLFNYRYAPHHTKVRELIDSGVIGEISTVHMDWILDCAHGADFMRRWHRHKETSGGIQMHKSIHHFDLVHFWLNTEPELVYCLGDLRFYGKENAERRGEKNLGERYKNNEDAKNDPFAFQLDDNERMKKLYLEAEHEDGYIRDRNCFGEGITIEDNLSMIIKYKNRAVMTYNTYAYAPWEGYRCVFNGTKGRIEINVVESGYNPLGDPVTKDASGEDEKYIQGGVEQTKIVVYPMFDKPYVVDVVKQEGGHGGGDPVLLKDVILGDQNDNFKRAAYIRDGGNAVLVGVGANHSMKSGMPVKVQDLVKW; this is translated from the coding sequence ATGCCTTCTGAACTTAAGAAATATGTCATTGTTGGTATGGGCGTTCGCTCTGCCATGTACTATCAGGCTATCATCCAGGACTTTAAGGATGTAGCCAAGCTAGTCGGTATTTGCGATACCAACCAAACGCGCATGGACGTTGCAAATGACCACATTGTCGAGTTGGGAGGTCAAAAGGTGCAAACCTACAAAGACTCCGACTTTGACAAGATGGTCCAAGAGCAAAAGGCAGATGTTGTCATCGTCACAACAATTGACCTCTTCCATCACCACTACTGCATTCGCGCCATGGAACTCGGCTGCGATGCCATCACCGAAAAGCCAATGACCATTGACGAGCATAAACTTCAACAAATGGTCGACGCGGAGAAGAAAACTGGTAAACAAGTTCGCGTCCTCTTCAACTACCGCTATGCTCCTCATCACACCAAGGTCCGCGAGCTCATTGACTCTGGCGTCATTGGAGAGATTTCAACAGTGCATATGGATTGGATTCTGGACTGTGCGCATGGCGCGGACTTTATGCGACGCTGGCATCGTCATAAGGAAACTAGCGGTGGTATCCAAATGCACAAATCCATCCACCATTTTGACCTTGTGCATTTCTGGCTCAACACTGAACCGGAGCTGGTTTACTGTCTTGGTGATCTTCGTTTTTACGGAAAGGAAAATGCTGAGAGACGGGGAGAGAAGAATCTTGGTGAGAGGTACAAGAATAACGAGGATGCCAAGAATGATCCCTTTGCGTTCCAGCTCGATGATAACGAGCGCATGAAGAAGCTGTATCTTGAAGCTGAGCATGAAGATGGATACATTCGCGATAGGAACTGTTTTGGCGAGGGAATCACGATTGAGGATAATCTGTCCATGATCATCAAGTACAAGAACCGCGCTGTCATGACTTACAACACCTACGCCTACGCCCCTTGGGAAGGATATAGGTGTGTATTCAACGGAACCAAGGGTCGTATCGAGATCAACGTCGTCGAGAGCGGATACAACCCTCTTGGTGATCCCGTCACGAAAGATGCTTCTGGAGAGGATGAAAAGTACATTCAAGGCGGTGTGGAACAGACCAAGATTGTCGTGTATCCCATGTTTGACAAGCCCTATGTCGTGGATGTCGTGAAGCAGGAGGGTGGCCATGGAGGAGGAGATCCTGTCTTGTTGAAGGATGTTATTCTGGGTGACCAAAACGACAATTTCAAGAGAGCTGCTTATATCAGAGATGGTGGAAACGCGGTacttgttggtgttggtgcgaATCATAGTATGAAGAGTGGGATGCCAGTAAAGGTTCAAGATTTGGTAAAGTGGTAG
- a CDS encoding hypothetical protein (TransMembrane:2 (i383-401o520-538i)), whose product MEPTKTTRKRVSRACNLCRARKVRCIIEDPSGPCVNCRHNDKVCTFKRRHGIISSTPQLRPNGPLPPRPDTEKPAEPSFQQPLPITPTITTTIPPPASIVSTSSFPESSASQNIAPLSGSPCHPDYAFLQVPDTKDILPQDLAFLVSQGCFIVPQRAALDDFLRQYFLHVHPMLPILNEKDFWLSYNSVDGHVEYEMPMLVLQGILFISSGFVSAETIKMLGFPDVHQAKLAFYRRAKLLYDFSCEKSCIAISQASLLLAHTHLIPRCIAGNKPLGSIWLGIAISYARVAKAHCYSSLRPSRDTEVAKVQKARNTLKRLWWCCIICDRLLPLTSRQNIKITPANFSFSGCSVLGSADLCDELYSSDVYDSTTKTLHAELLAKLVDLCVVLTDVLTVVSVLYNNPSWMLSGRMEVAKDASLCQIELKRWYNAWTETKATLEERMAEDGSQTESIILFKNLIEMYYHSARLSVCHYNILRSSLLPPSQSEVQLRRQSEDLQGSASRVTECLLEFDRLGLSRWLPMTAIGCTAFPLALQMIDVELLRPKQKSITQEGCILTRKQQHVDNLVKQMKSYKNKYYITDWVMRAIRHVVELAQQRSPAPFTTEGDSSPSSYLDMLKNRPSYYLRLVMTLDMSISNGRLPDECDFPPSLRKAGRSFARSQPPSMLTLDDETSKRFSAMNKDLIPDNLTTQSGIGSADLQDQVQAQDAITIDQESFFNNKQSFPVDLTAALCEITNIPPLDFSDMPLLDSSHFNDPGGLPFWPYDLLGSPPDNMAQADDVRMEDIFSGMMGVTNEEHDFEDVTVQSGGLVTLSVDSF is encoded by the exons ATGGAACCAACAAAAACGACAAGAAAACGCGTCTCCAGAGCTTGTAACCTCTGTCGCGCGCGCAAAGTACGTTGCATTATTGAGGATCCTTCTGGTCCTTGTGTCAATTGTAGACATAACGACAAGGTCTGTACATTTAAGCGACGACATGGAATAAT ATCATCAACTCCTCAATTACGACCGAATGGACCGTTACCTCCCCGACCCGATACCGAGAAACCCGCTGAACCCTCATTCCAACAACCTCTACCTATAACACCGActataacaacaacaataccaCCTCCCGCATCGATCGTCTCTACTTCATCTTTTCCCGAATCATCTGCTTCTCAGAATATCGCTCCTTTGTCGGGATCGCCATGTCATCCCGACTACGCCTTTCTTCAGGTCCCCGACACCAAAGACATTTTACCTCAAGACCTTGCATTTCTTGTTAGTCAAGGATGTTTTATCGTTCCGCAACGAGCTGCGCTGGATGATTTCTTGAGGCAGTATTTTTTGCATGTACATCCGATGCTTCCGATATTGAACGAAAAAGACTTTTGGCTTTCGTATAATTCGGTGGATGGGCATGTGGAATACGAGATGCCTATGCTAGTTTTGCAAGGcatattatttatttcttcTGGT TTTGTATCTGCCGAAACAATTAAAATGCTAGGCTTCCCCGATGTCCATCAAGCCAAACTTGCATTTTACCGTCGAGCCAAG CTTCTCTACGACTTTAGTTGCGAAAAATCATGTATCGCTATATCCCAAGCATCCCTCCTTCTCGCCCACACTCATCTCATCCCCCGCTGCATCGCAGGTAATAAACCCTTGGGCTCAATTTGGCTCGGCATCGCCATATCCTACGCCCGTGTCGCCAAAGCCCACTGCTACTCTTCCCTCCGCCCGAGCCGAGATACAGAAGTCGCCAAGGTGCAGAAAGCACGTAACACGCTTAAACGACTTTGGTGGTGCTGCATTATCTGCGACAGATTGCTACCACTCACTTCAAGACAAAATATAAAAATCACGCCGGCCAATTTCAGTTTCTCTGGTTGTTCGGTCCTTGGAAGCGCTGATCTTTGCGATGAGTTGTATAGTTCTGATGTCTATGACTCTACTACGAAAACACTACACGCGGAACTTTTGGCGAAATTGGTGGATCTTTGCGTTGTGTTGACAGACGTTTTGACGGTTGTTTCagttctttataataatccATCGTGGATGCTTTCCGGAAGAATGGAAGTAGCCAAGGATGCGAGTTTGTGTCAGATTGAGTTGAAGAGGTGGTATAATGCATGGACCGAGACAAAAGCAACTCTAGAGGAGAGGATGGCCGAAGATGGGTCACAGACTGAGTCTATCATTTTGTTCAAGAATCTCATCGAGATGTATTATCA CTCTGCTCGATTATCTGTCTGCCACTACAATATCCTCCGATCCAGTTTGTTACCGCCATCTCAATCAGAAGTCCAACTCCGACGACAAAGTGAAGATCTTCAAGGTTCGGCATCGCGCGTGACAGAATGTCTTCTCGAGTTTGACCGTCTGGGTTTGTCACGATGGCTTCCAATGACAGC CATCGGATGCACAGCCTTTCCTCTAGCACTTCAAATGATCGATGTCGAACTTCTCCGCCCTAAGCAAAAGTCCATCACCCAAGAAGGTTGCATCCTGACGCGAAAACAACAACACGTCGATAATCTAGTAAAACAGATGAAGAGCTACAAGAACAAGTATTACATCACAGATTGGGTCATGCGCGCTATTCGACATGTTGTTGAACTCGCTCAACAGAGATCACCTGCACCTTTCACGACAGAAGGTGATTCATCGCCGAGCAGTTATCTTGATATGCTCAAGAACAGACCAAGTTATTACTTGAGGCTTGTCATGACTCTTGATATGAGTATCAGTAATGGACGATTACCGGATGAGTGTGATTTTCCACCGTCGTTGAGAAAGGCTGGTCGTTCGTTTGCGAGATCACAACCACCTTCCATGCTGACATTGGACGACGAGACGAGCAAACGCTTTTCTGCAATGAACAAGGATCTCATACCAGACAATCTCACAACTCAAAGCGGTATCGGTTCAGCTGATTTACAAGATCAAGTCCAAGCACAAGACGCCATCACGATAGATCAGGAAtcattcttcaacaacaaacaGTCGTTCCCGGTTGACCTTACAGCTGCATTATGCGAGATTACGAATATCCCACCATTGGATTTTAGTGATATGCCATTATTGGACTCGTCACACTTTAATGACCCTGGCGGCTTACCTTTCTGGCCTTATGATTTGCTTGGTTCCCCACCGGATAATATGGCACAGGCGGACGATGTTAGAATGGAGGATATCTTTTCTGGGATGATGGGAGTCACGAATGAAGAGCATGACTTTGAAGATGTTACTGTTCAGAGTGGTGGGCTGGTTACTTTGTCAGTGGATTCTTTTTAG